The Corythoichthys intestinalis isolate RoL2023-P3 chromosome 1, ASM3026506v1, whole genome shotgun sequence genome has a segment encoding these proteins:
- the LOC130912096 gene encoding zinc finger protein 771-like, whose product MAYIKEEAQPETPYMKEEEQEYEIITFPLTVSVKSEEDKGPSQEKKSNKTHKNPLYGETIFLSGLRKKTFCFRFTSRLHATLAYSRQACSTFENPSSDPKRSLQVFSSDKHRNVTEKNLPSEKHNPTHVTQEKESGMSYIKEEAQQKTNYMKEEEQKDEITTFPLPVSVKTEENRSPSQESSGEKLASSSSFQHLTTKDITEDDLPLEKHKPTHVTREESEQYIKEEAQPETNYMEEEQKDEITPFPLTVSVKTEEEEGQSKESRGAKPASGNSFQDLTINGEGCSQPDSLIAPLSDSDNVTSHSTETNTDEEDVDFDPKSSKSSKKSLLEKDTKECTGGKPFACSLCDKRFCLKKHLTRHTNTHTREKRYVCTCCGKRFAEKGELNNHTRIHTGEKPFACSLCDKRFCWKQQLTIHARTHTGEKPFACSICDKKFSQKGHLTSHTRTH is encoded by the exons ATGGCGTACATCAAAGAGGAGGCGCAGCCAGAGACCCCCTATATGaaagaagaagaacaggaaTATGAAATTATCACGTTTCCATTGACTGTCAGTGTGAAGAGTGAAGAAGATAAGGGTCCAAGCCAAGAGA AGAAATCTAACAAGACACACAAAAACCCACTCTACGGAGAAACCATTTTCCTGAGCGGTTTGCG aaaaaaaacgttctGCTTCCGGTTCACTTCACGGCTTCACGCAACATTGGCGTATTCAAGACAGGCTTGCAGCACTTTCGAAAACCCTTCTTCTGACCCAAAGCGCTCCTTACAGGTCTTCTCATCGGATAAGCACCGAA ACGTCACTGAAAAAAATCTTCCCTCTGAGAAGCACAACCCCACCCACGTTACACAGGAGAAGGAGTCGGGCATGTCGTACATCAAAGAGGAGGCGCAGCAGAAGACCAACTACATGAAAGAAGAAGAACAGAAAGATGAAATCACCACGTTTCCGTTGCCTGTCAGTGTGAAGACTGAAGAAAATAGAAGTCCAAGCCAAGAGAGCAGCGGAGAAAAACTGGCGAGCAGCAGCTCTTTTCAACACCTGACAACAAAAG ATATCACTGAAGATGATCTTCCCCTTGAGAAGCACAAGCCCACCCACGTTACACGGGAGGAGTCGGAACAGTATATCAAAGAGGAGGCGCAGCCAGAGACCAACTACATGGAAGAAGAACAGAAAGATGAAATCACCCCGTTTCCATTGACTGTCAGTGTGAAGACTGAAGAAGAGGAAGGTCAAAGCAAAGAGAGCAGAGGAGCAAAGCCAGCGAGCGGCAACTCTTTTCAAGACCTGACAATAAATGGTGAGGGATGTTCGCAACCGGACAGCCTGATAGCGCCACTTTCGGACAGCGACAATGTAACATCACACTCTACTGAAACTAATACTGATGAGGAGGATGTTGACTTTGACCCAAAGTCTTCGAAatcgtcaaaaaagtcattattggaaaaagacacaaaagaatgcacgggtgggaaaccttttgcctgctcactctgcgataaaagattttgtcTGAAGAAACATTTAACAAGACACACGAATACACACACTCGAGAAAAGCGTTACGTCTGCacatgttgtggtaaaagattcgcaGAAAAGGGAGAACTAAACAATCACACACgaatacacactggagagaagccttttgcctgctcactttgcgataaaagattttgttGGAAGCAACAGTTAACAATACatgcaagaacacacactggggagaagccttttgcctgttcAATTTGCGATAAAAAATTCTCTCAGAAGGGACATTTGACatcacacacaagaacacactag
- the LOC130917001 gene encoding gastrula zinc finger protein XlCGF17.1-like → MTSTMSTSRDSSRTHTGEKPFACSCCDKRFSLKIDLRIHTRTHTGEKRFACAVCNQAFSRKHHLKLHMSTHTGDKPFPCSVCSKRFTTKVKLNYHTRTHTGENPFACAVCGKRFSQSHQLKIHTRSHTGEKTFACSLCDAKFSDEGSLKKHKRTHTGEKPFVCSFCGKRFSWSEHLTRHTRRHTGEKPFQCSVCGKSFMSKIDLTRHTRTHTGEKPFPCSLCDKRFSTNRQVTTHTRTHTGEKPFACSLCDKRFSRKQHIKKHVYTYWRKAFRLLSLS, encoded by the coding sequence atgacgtcgactatgtcgactagtcgggacagctctagaacacacactggagagaagccttttgcctgctcatgttgcgataaaagattctcTCTGAAGATAGATTTACgcatacacacaagaacacacaccggGGAGAAACGTTTCGCTTGCGCAGTTTGCAATCAAGCGTTTTCCCGGAAGCATCACTTAAAACTACACATGAGTACACATACTGGAGACaagccttttccctgctcagtttgtagTAAAAGATTCACCACGAAGGTAAAATTAAACtaccacacaagaacacacaccggGGAGAATCCTTTCGCTTGcgcagtttgtggtaaaagattttcTCAGAGTCATCAGttgaaaatacacacaagaagtcacactggagaaaagactTTTGCTTGCTCACTTTGCGATGCAAAATTTTCTGATGAAGGCAGTTTAAAGAAACACAAAAGGactcacactggagaaaagccttttgtctgctcgTTTTGTGGAAAAAGATTTTCTTGGAGTGAACACTTAACCAGACACACAAGAAGAcatactggagaaaagccttttcaaTGCTCAGTGTGTGGAAAAAGTTTCATGAGTAAGATTGATTTAACGcggcacacaagaacacacactggagagaagccttttccgtgctcactttgtgataaaagattttctACCAACCGACAGGTAACAACACACactcgtacacacactggagaaaagccttttgcctgctcactttgcgataaaagattttctcgGAAGCAGCACATAAAAAAACATGTGTACAcatactggagaaaagcctttcgcctgcttAGTTTGTCATAA